The Thermothielavioides terrestris NRRL 8126 chromosome 2, complete sequence genome includes a region encoding these proteins:
- a CDS encoding glycosyltransferase family 25 protein (CAZy_ID 269708) encodes MGDICNSTLGFEKIFIIGLPSRSDRRDGIVLQAALSGIQVEFIDGVLGKDVPDKAIPMASPDSKRLDDGAIGCWRAHMNAVREIVHRNLTSALILEDDADWDIRIRDQLRDFALAAHALTQPLRGRPGVYADPTYPTGSGDEPVTGGEMDFYHLPATEPPTTSPYGDDWDLLWIGHCGMHFPFPQSKTVPKARVIRVADETVAPKKNLWTINIPFTLKEKYPAHTRAYHHVQEGVCTLGYALSRRGARRLLREVALREVGAPYDLLLRAYCEGDRGRAPGRQCLTTQPSLFHHHRAAGPVSAMSDISDHGRNGEFRETAMTDMVRWSVRLNADALMEGRTDFVDQYPDE; translated from the exons ATGGGCGATATCTGCAACAGCACCCTTGGC TTCGAAAAGATATTCATAATCGGCCTGCCATCTCGGTCGGACCGTCGTGATGGCATCGTCCTACAAGCCGCGCTGAGCGGCATCCAAGTAGAGTTCATTGATGGCGTTCTCGGCAAAGATGTCCCTGACAAGGCCATTCCCATGGCGTCACCAGACTCCAAGCGCCTTGACGACGGGGCTATAGGGTGTTGGCGCGCACACATGAACGCCGTCCGAGA aatcgtACATCGGAATCTAACGTCGGCTCTCATCctcgaggacgacgccgactGGGATATCAGGATACGAGACCAGCTCCGTGACTTTGCACTCGCGGCGCACGCACTCACGCAACcgctccgcggccgcccggGCGTGTATGCTGACCCGACGTATCCCACGGGATCTGGCGACGAGCCCGTGACGGGCGGGGAAATGGACTTCTACCACCTCCCCGCCACCGAGCCCCCGACTACCTCTCCGTACGGCGACGACTGGGACCTCCTCTGGATCGGCCACTGCGGGATGCATTTCCCTTTCCCCCAGAGCAAGACGGTGCCCAAGGCGCGTGTGAtccgcgtcgccgacgagACGGTCGCGCCCAAGAAGAACCTCTGGACCATCAACATCCCCTTCACGCTCAAGGAGAAGTACCCGGCGCACACGCGGGCCTACCACCACGTGCAGGAGGGCGTGTGCACGCTGGGCTACGCGCTcagccggcgcggcgcgcggcggctgctgcgcgaggtcGCGCTCCGGGAGGTCGGCGCGCCGTacgacctgctgctgcgcgcctACTGCGAGGGCGACCGGGGCcgcgcgcccggccgccagTGCCTGACCACGCAGCCGAGCCTgttccaccaccaccgcgcggccgggccggtcAGCGCCATGAGCGACATCTCGGACCACGGGCGCAACGGCGAGTTCCGCGAGACGGCCATGACGGATATGGTGCGGTGGAGCGTGCGGTTGAATGCCGACGCGCTGATGGAGGGGAGGACCGACTTTGTGGATCAGTATCCGGACGAGTGA